The stretch of DNA ATGAAAGGCAGCAGCTTTTTCAGTCTTCTTTAGCGGAAATATATTCGTTTTCCGCATCGCCTGATCCATTGACGTTGTTCTTGAACTGGCTCAATCGGCCATTGCGCTTTTCGCCATGGTTCTTGTTTTCTTTGAATTGATGATCATTATTGGGCTTTTTCTTCGGCATGACAGAACCCCCTTTTTTGTCTATTATGCGAAAAGAAGGATCCATTTATTCCATCTTACCTGCCAGCAGCTGCTGCTGTGATGCGAACTCACGATACAGGTCGTGCTGCTTGAATAACTCCTCATGGGTTCCAATACCTGTTATGCTTCCTTTTTCAATGAAGACGATTTGATCGGCATCCACAATTGTCGACAGCCGGTGAGCTATCACAAAGGTAGTCCGATCCCGCATCAGATTTTGCAGCGCTTGCTGGACATAGATTTCCGAACTGCTATCCAGACTTGAGGTCGCTTCATCCAGCATCAGGATCTGCGGATCACGCAAGAGCGCCCTGGCGATAGCTATACGCTGGCGCTGCCCGCCAGAGAGCTTGATTCCCCGTTCTCCCACCTTCGTCTCATAACCATCCGGCAGCTCTTCGATGAATTGCTTGGCATAAGCCATCTCCGATACGCGTTCCAATTCTTCATCCGACACCTCTCGCTCCAAGCCATAACAGATGTTCTCACGGATCGTGCCGGATAATAATGCTGTCTCCTGTGCCACATACCCGATTTGACGCCGCCAGTCCTGCAGCTTGTAATCCTGGATAGGCGTATCAGCCAGCCTGATCATGCCGCTTGTCGGTTCGTAATACCGCTCCAGCAAGCCAAAAAGTGTCGATTTCCCCCCGCCGCTTGGTCCGGCAATAGCCGTCACCTTACCGGCAGGAGCGGTAAAACTAAGATCATGCAATACTTGTTCTGAGTGATAAGCAAAGCTCACATGTTCAATATGCAAATCCCCATCCACCTGCTGAATGGATTTACCTCTATCTGCATCCTCTATTTCTTCTCCAAGTACATCATAAATACGCTCCGTCGCCCCCATCGCCTTCTGCAGGTGTGTGAAGAACATCGACAGCTGTGTCATCGGCATGATGATCTGAAACAAATACAGAATGAAGGCAACCATATCTCCTGCTGACAATGCACCCGATGCGACACGTACCCCGCCGTAACCAATGATGGTCACCAGCAGAAGCATCATGATGAACAGCATGAGCGGTGAAAGCAGCGCCTGTATCTTTGCTTCCTTCAAGCCATATGTGAATAATGACCGGATCCCTTTGTTCCCGCGTTCCAATTCGACACGCTCGGCATTGGAAGCTTTGACGAGCTTCATTTCCGGAAGGACTTGATTCAGGACAGCTGTGAATTTAGCCGTCTCTTCCTGCATCGTCTTTGATACCCGATACATCTGACGTCCAAGCACCATGATGATAAGGATGGCTATCGGAACAGCCAGCAGCATGACGATGGTCATCTTCCAATCGAGGATAAGCAAAATGATGATGGAGCCGACAATCGATATGATGCCAGTCACGAAGCTAGTCAGATGATCTGTAATCAGCTCTTTGACAATCGTTGTATCATTCGTCACGCGGCTGAGCGTCTCGCCTGTTTCATTGTTATGGTGAAAACGAATCGGAAGATGCAATAGCTTCTCCCATAAACGCTCCCGCAGTTTCGCTACGACATGATGTCCGACTTTGGCCAGCAAGTAAATGGACAATCCACTGGCCAGCGCCTGCAGCACGAAAGCCATTACCAGTATGGCAATTTGACCGCCAGTGAACGATTGCCCGCTGAAACCGTCCACCAGATTTTTCGTGAACAACGGAACAGTGAATCCGACACCCGTCGTCAATAGACTCATGATCAATGCCGTCATGACAATTCCTCGCGGCGGGTTCGTCCCTTTGACCAATGCCAGGAATAGCCGCCAATCAAATGGTTTCTTTTCTAATCGGTTTTGATCCATCTTGACCCCCTAAGTTCCAATAAATGACTATCCACTTCAAAAAGCATCGCATAACCTTCATGTGCATTCGTTACGAAATACTCCTTTTCTTTCTTTAAAAAAGACAAATCCTCCGGAAGCTCCGGCTGCTGCCAGGCAAAAAGATCATCCGCCGCCCCCAAAATCACCCGCCGTGACTGCTCGCATATATGGTAATGATGATTCGCTGCCGATATATGCGGTTCAAAAAGATTCGCGCATGTACCATTCGCATGAACGACCTCTTTTAAATATGGATCCAGCTCTGTCAACAGCCGGCGGAGCGATTCTGTTTGCCCCATCATCCGCTTAGGCAGTACAGCAAATGTGAATGTGTCGCAGACATCGCATAATCTTTCAACCATTGGCTTATACGTTCCTGCCGCAATATCCGTTTCCATTATTTCAAACATATCATCTCTCCCAGTAAAAATAGGAGTCCTCCCGATGAGAACTCCTTATACCAATGATAGGAACTTTTCCTCTGATATGATTCGCAATGGTCTCCCATTCTCAATCATCCGCTCCGCTTGCACAAGCTTGCTCGTTTTCTTGCCAGCAGCGAACTTCTCATAATCCCTTGCTCCGACAACGAGATACCGTGTAGACGCATCCATCCTGTCTGTATGCACGCCGCCTACATTGACCAGCTTTTGGATCGCATCCTTCCGTTTCAAGCTTTTCATCGTCCCGGTGAACATCACCTGCTTCCGGTAGAACGGATGGGCCGGATCGAATTGATCCGTCTGAGGCTTGATATCCCCATATCGTGACCTGCTGCCAGAGGAGCTTGTATCATGGATGCTTTTTTGCTTCACCTTCAATACTTTGGTCAGCTCCTCGATACTCTGTGCACCTGAATCAGCCATCGCATGAAGGAAGATATTCGCTGCCACTCGTGCATCCTCCATGGCATTATGGTGCGCAAAGCTGATATCCTTGCTGGCAGCCAAGGTATTCAGCCGATGGTTCTCCATATCCGGCCACACCTTCTTGCCGATGATCCGCGTACAAAGATAATCAAAATCCGGCATCTCCAATCCAAAACGTGCCGCAGCCTTGCGAATCACACCCATATCAAAGCTGGCATTATGCGCAATGACGACATTGCCGGCCAGATAGCTGCTCAGCTTGGGCCAGATTTCCTTGAACGTCGGCGCATCCTCCACATCACGCGGAAGAATCCCATGCACCTGGATGTTCTGATCTTCAAAATCCATCAGCGGGTTGATCAGTGTGTACCATTCCTCCATCACACCTGTCTCATCCGCTACAGCAACACCGACCGAACAAGCACTGGACCAATACCGATTCGCCGTCTCGAAATCTATACTCACAAACCGCACTCCATCGTCCTCCAAATCGACATTATATTATTTAGATTATATCATAGCAGCCGATAGAGTCCGACAATCATGCTTGCAAAAAAGATATTGCCAGAAACGCAAAGAAGCGCTATAATACTTTTGTGACGGATCATCAATTACATACGGGGCATTAGCTCAGCTGGGAGAGCGCTTCGCTGGCAGCGAAGAGGTCAGCGGTTCGAGCCCGCTATGCTCCACTAAGATAGCGAAAAAGAGGCATACTGATTTATGCCTCTTTTTCGTTTTTCCCAATGAAATGATCTATCATCCATATATCCGATGCTCCTTGATATACCGATAACAGCTCTCCGGCAGCAAATATCTCGGCTCTCCTCCAACAGCGAGCTCATCGCGGATATAAGTGGAGCTGATTTCCATCGCCAGCCCTTTATCAATCAGATGAAAGGTTTGGCCGTCATCATGGTTGCGCAAAAGCGGTGAACGACTGATGACTTTCAGCATATCAATACCGTTACGGGCCATGACGATGAATCGATTATCACGCACCAGTTCTTCGCTATTTCCCCATTTGCCTGCTCCGATATCCTCAAGCAGATCTGCACCCATGATGAAATATATCTCATCATCTGGATAGACTTCCTTGAAATGCTTCAGTGTCTGCTCGGTATACGCATTCCAGGCTTCTTGCTTCATTTCGTAATCATCGGCAATATAACGGTCATTATCCTGTATAGCCATCTGAACCATTTGCCAACGATGTTCGTCGGTCGTATTGAGTTTTTTATCCTTCCGCTTACTGGAGCAAGGCAGGAAGATCACCTTATCCAGCTTGCAGCGATGGGCTACCGTGCTGGCGGTCCATAAATGGACATTGGTAATCGGATCGAAGGAAGAACCATAAATTCCGATTTTCCCCATATCACTTCTCCTCCAGCTGTGACTTGATGTGTTCAATCAATTGCATCTTATTGTTCCAGCAAGCTGTGCTCAAGTCGACAGGATACGCTTCGGGGTTATGTGTCCGTTTATATTCATCCCATAGATAGGTGAGGCTGTGCTTCACATATTCACGCGTCTCTTTCAGTGATGGCAGCTCATAGACGAGCTCGCCATTCCGGAAAATAGGCTGCTGAAGCTCCTTCGCCTCGAAGTCCGTTACGAACTTACTGATGTACGGATAAGTCGGGTGGAACATCTTAAGCCTCTTTTCATCCTCTGGCTTTTCATCCTTTAGCGCAATATAATCCCCCTCCGATTTCTGATTGACCCGATTTATGATCCGATAGACACGTTTCAAACCAGGGGTGGATACTTTTTCAGGATTGGCGCTGATTTTGATTGTATCGACCATATTGCCATTGTCATCCTCGATGGAGACGATTTTATAAACGGCCCCCAATGCAGGCTGATCATACGCGGTTATGAGCTTGGTGCCGATGCCCCAATTGTCGATCTTTGCGCCCTGTGCCTTCAATGCCCCGATTGTTTCCTCATCCAAATCATTGGAGGCAGTTATTTTCGTTTCCGTGAAACCCGCTTCATCCAGCATCTTGCGCGCTTGCTTTGACAAATAAGCGAGATCTCCGCTATCCAGCCGAATGGCATTGAAATTGATTTTATCTCCCATTTCTTTTGCTACCCTGATGGCATTAGGCACACCCGACTTCAATGTATCATACGTATCTACAAGGAAAGTACAGTCCACATGGCTTTCTGCATACTTGCGAAAGGCCTCATACTCGTCGATATATGCCTGTACAAGTGCGTGGGCATGCGTACCGGCAACCGGGATGCCGAATTTCTTACCCGCTCTCACATTCGACGTAGCATGGAACCCGCCGATGTAGGCAGCCCTGGTCCCCCAAATGGCTGCATCCATCTCTTGGGCACGCCGGGAGCCGAATTCCATTGCAGTATCCCCCTCATCCAAGACCTGCATGATACGGGCTGCTTTCGTGGCAATCAGCGTTTGATAGTTCACGATATTCAGCAAAGCCGTTTCGATGAGCTGGGCCTGGGCCAGCGGCGCTTCCACCCGGATGATCGGTTCGGTACCGAAAACCAGCTCCCCCTCCTGCATGCTGTACAAATCGCCAGTAAAACGCAGCTCGCGCAAGTAGGCGATGAATGCTCCATCATATCCAAGCTCCTGCTCCAGATAGTCCAAATCGGAGTTCGAGAAGCGGAAATCCTTCAGGTAATCGATGACACGCTCCAAGCCGGCAAAGACGGCAAAGCCATTGCCAAATGGCTGCTTACGGAAAAACAGTTCGAATACGGCTTTGCGATTATGTTTTCCATCCTTCCAATATGTCTGGGCCATATTGATTTGATAAAGGTCGGTATGCAATGCAGTGCTATCGTCCTGATAATATGTCATTTTTCCTTTCCTCCTTCGACAACTTCAGCACCTAATACGTTTTTAAAATGATGCAGCGCATAGGAATGCCCTTCCTGATGGAAGCTCGCCACCGCATCGGCATGGACGATGATTTTGAAGCCATAGTTATAAGCATCGACAAGCGTGTGAAAAACACAAATATCCGTGGCCACGCCAATCACATGGATTTCCTCAATCCCTCGTTCCTTGAGCCGCTGCAGCAGGTCGGTACCAGCAAATGCACTGTACCTTGTCTTATCCATAAAGTACACATTCGCTTTCTGTTTTGCCGTTTCATATACCTCGGCAAGTCTTCCGTACAAATCCCTCCCCTGTGTCCCTTCGATATTGTGGGGCGGATACAGCTTTGTTTCCGGATGGAATGCATCCCCTTCCTCATGCTTATCGATGGCAAAAACAACATAGTCCCCACTCTCGATGAATCCGGAGGTGATCGCTGTCAGCCGCTCCTCGATCTCACGTCCAGGCTCCCCGCAAGTGAGCGCTCCGTTTTCTGCCACAAAATCATTGGTATAATCGATATTGATCAATGCCTTCATCCTAAATCCTCCTCTTGATTAATGACGGGCTGTATAAATCGATTGCTTTATTTCTGCATCCACGAAACGATAAAGCTGTGTCGGAAGCTTGGAGGTACGCTGTGTCTTTTGGCCTTCGACTGCTTCAATGAAAGGCAGTGACTTGATTTTACGTGCAAACGCCTGTTCATTCCGGATTGCCTTGTCATCGGTGACGGTAAGCAGGACAGCCTGCAGCTCCGAGTAGGTGAATGCCTCCGGCAGGAATTGCTTTGCAACTGTAGTTTGCAATAAATCCCGCGAGATATGAGCGACGGCATCACGAATGATGGCTGAATGATCGAATGCCAACAGATCCCACTCGAGTTCCTCTAATGAAAACAATTCCACATCGGCAGCATCATCACTCGCTCTTCTGTCACATAATGCATGCTCCGGCACAATGGCATAATGTGCATTCGAAATGATCCATCCGCGCGGATCCCGTCCGGGCTGATCATAAACACCGAAATGCGCCAGATGAATGTGCTCTATACCCGTCTCTTCTTTCAATTCACGGCTGGCTGCCTCAAGGGCAGTTTCTTCCGGTGCCACGAATCCTCCTGGCAATGCCCATTTACCTGCTTCGATATTGGGATCCCCCTCCGTATCAAGCTCCGCTCGCTTAATGAGCATCAGCTTTAGCTCCATCTTGGGCGGGGCATATGCTTTCGTTTTTTCCGATGTAATCGTAAATACGGCTATGTCCGAGGTATAACCATCAGGTGTGCGATAGCGGCTGACATCATAGTGTTTCACTTCTTTATTCGACTTCAATCATATAATCTCCTTTTAATTAACAATATGTTAAATGTTAATCGTATTGTATGCAAGTTACCTTCTTCTTGTCAAGGATAAACAAAAAAGCCTCCTCTGGGATGAAGGAGACTTATGTCTGTGTCAAAATCATGGCCATTGCAACAACGACAATCACGAAAATGACGGCATATAATCCGGCAATCAGCTTTCTTTTGTTCAAGCTCGCCTCAATTGCAAACAGCAAAAACATAAGAGATAATAGCGGCAGCATCAATTTGGGATTCACTTCATAATCCTGATCGATATATCGGTAGACGCCGATCGCAATGACAATCATGGCGAGCAGAGCATTTATTTTTCGTAACATTTGCTTTCTTCCTTTCCAGGTCGCATGATGAGTCATAGACAGTATAACAGGACGAAGCTCCTTGTTGAATAGAAAGGGGTATGTACTATGCCGACTTATGACGAATGGCAAGCGACCTATAAAGAGACGGCCATCCGGGAAATTCAGAAATACTTCCGGATTCACGAAATCGGAAACATATCAGAAGCAGTTTTGGAATCAGTATCCACCCGGATTGCCCAGCAGTCGGAGCGCATTGAAGATGAAACATTCGCTTCCTTGCTGGATCAGATCAGCCGCAGCTTAGCTAAAAATGATATACAGGATGTCAGGAATAAATACTATGATTTGGAACAGCTGCCTATTTAGACAGCTTACGAAAGAATGTTTCGATTCGACTCAGATACTTTTTCTGTTTTCCGCCCTGCTTTTCCATGCTGCCAAACTCGAAGATCTTAAACTTGCGAATGCCGACAAACTGAAACAATGCTCGCTTCATCAGGATTTTATGGGCATTTCGCAAATAAAAACGGCTATATACGGAGGGGCCTTTCATCGTCGAAACACATACTGCCAGCTTTCCTTTCAAAAGTCCCTCCGGCAGCAGGCCCTAATCCCGATAGGCAAAATTTGCTGCAAAGACTTGATCGATGAACCCTAGCAGCATCGCCGGCGGCCGCCCCCAAAAAATCGGATAGACGAATACAAGCAAATCGGCCTGACTGACTTTGTCGCGATATGATGCAAAATCCGGTTCGTTGTGCATATCCCGGCGCCGCTTTTTTTCATTGAAAACCAAGACAGGATCGAAGTCTTCCTCATACAAATCAATCGTATCGGTTTTGCTGATGGCAGGGTTGGCTTGGATGCCTTCTTGCACTGCCTGTAAAAAGCTATAGCTGAGTGATGCATGATTCGGATGAGTGTATACCAGTAAAGCGTTCATTTAATCCCTCCTGAATCAAGCTATCTCCTATACGCCAATCATTAAAAAAAGTTACAAAAAAAAGAATGCCGGCGTTATACCTGCACTCTTTTTCATTTATCCTGTCAAAGCAAGGATAAGGATGGCCACGATTTGATAGCCTGCACCGATGATACTCGTGGCCATCCCTCCGATTGCCATACCTCTTCCTGCCCTTTCGACATGATCAGCTTTCCTTATCGTATGTAACGCAAGGACAAAACCAATGATCCCGAAGAAGATACCGTATAGAGAAAGAAACAGACTGATGACCCCGAACACGAGCGATATAAGCGCTGTTTTCTGCATGGAGCAAAACTCCTTTGTCCATAGTTCTGATTCCATTGTACGCCTAGTCCTTCCCTGCTGTCGTGTTTCTTAACTTATCTAAATCATTTTATGCTAAACAAAAAAGGCACCCTCTTAAGAGGATACCCTTGATTTGTCAGCTTGCTTTGCCCAAACATCTTCGTCAACATTCGGGATTCCCGCTACGCTGTCTGCATAGAATTGTGGGTTTTTCCCAGCCCGCTTTTGGGTCATATAATCTTTCAAAGCACGGAAAGCGATTCTTCCAAGCAGCACAATGGCGATCAAGTTGATGAATGCCATGATTGCCATGAAGAGATCGGCCACTCCCCACACAAAATCAAGGCTTGCCACGGAACCGACTGCAACCATCGCAACTACTGCGACGCGATAGATGAACAGCCATGTTTTGCTAGGCTTGATGAAATTGATGTTCGACTCCCCATAGAAATAGTTACCGACTACAGATGAGAAGGCAAACAAGAGGACGATCAAAGCGATGAAGATTCCTGCCCATGATCCCACAAGTGAACTCAACGCATCCTGTGTCAGTACGATTCCATCAGATTCCGTACTTGTATAGAGACCAGAAAGAATGACGATAAATGCAGTAGCTGTACAGACACCAAATGTATCGACATATACCCCAAATGATTGGATGAAGCCTTGTTTCACCGGATGGGATACATTGGCAGTAGCCGCAGCTTGCGGCGCACTACCCATACCGGCTTCATTGGAGAACATGCCTCGTTTGATACCTTGCATCATAGCAGTACCGACAGCTCCGCCAGCAATTTCCCTGATGCCGAAAGCATCCTGGAAAATAATCATGAATGCATGCGGAATATCTGTGATATGGAAGATGATGATACCGATCGCCAGCAGGATATATCCCCCTGCCATCACCGGCACGATGATTTCGGATACTTTGACAATCACCTTGGTTCCCCCGAAGATGATAAGTGCACTGACGACTGTCATAACGACCGCCAGCAATTCTTTGCTGATACCGAAAGAACTGTGGAATGCACTTACGATCGTATTGGCCTGGACGGAATTAAAGGCAAGACCGAATGTCAACGTAATGATCACAGCAAAAGTGACTCCCAACCAGCGCTGTCCCAGGGCTTTCTCCATATAGTAAGCCGGCCCTCCCCGGAAGGAAGCTTCACCGTCACGTGTCTTATAGATCTGCGCCAGTGTTGCCTCGATGAACCCGGAAGCTGCACCCAGGAAGGCCATCAGCCACATCCAGAATACTGCGCCCGGACCGCCGACAGAGATTGCCAGTGCCACACCTGCCAGGTTGCCAGTACCTACCCGGGCAGCTGCACTGATACAGAAGGCCTGGAACGAACTGACTCCTTTCCCATCAGCAGACTTTTCACCGATCAGTTTAAACATATGCGGTATTTGCGTGAATGTCGCCAATTTAAGCCGAAGGGTAAAATAGAGACCGACAAGGAGCAATAACCCCATCATGATATAAGTCCACATAAAATCGCTCGCGGACTGTATTATTTTTAATAATATATCCATTTCTTTCTCTCCCCATTAAAAATACACCTTTTCAATGTAACAAAATCTAACATGATGCGCAATGTTTTTTCCTTCCATAGCAGTCTGTCATTCATGTTATACTGGAATTACAAAAGCAAGGTGGGATAAGAATTGACGCAAACCAAGGAGAAAAAACCCTTCCGCTACCCTTTGGCGATCACAGTCGGCATCATTACGGCAATACTGTTCGGTATCGCCCTTCAAAGTGTCGCAATCGGGTTAGCAATGGGCTGTATATGGGCAATCGTTTTCGGATCGATGCCAAAAGGAAAACAAAAGGGGCAAAAATAATGATAGCGATACGTCCCTATCAGACGGAAGATCTGCGCTCGATCATTTCATTATTAAAGACAGAGGGCTGGACTACACTCGCCGCTGATCCCAAGCGCTTCGACCAAGCGATGAAGGGATCGGCTCCTGCTCTGGTTGCTGTGAAGGATGGGATGATCAGCGGATATATCCGCTGTATCACGGATAAAGTCATCACGCTTCTCGTTGCCGAACTGCTGGTAGCTGACAGCCTGCGCGGGCAAGGTGTCGGCGGCAGGCTCCTTCAAGAAGCTCATGATCTGTTCCCTTCTACACGCATGGAGATGCTGGCAACCAGTACGTCAAAATCGTACTACGAACAAAAGAAATTCCGCCCCTTCTATGGGTTCCGCAAGACGTATGCCGAGTAACCCTCCATTTACCAGCATATTTGATCTTTTCATTGTTTGTCTATTTGCACAGTGGGAAATACATTACTGACGCAATAAGAGGAGGCAATGAAAAATGACAGATGAAGCTCGCGCGCAAAATACTGTGAAAAATTTACCTCAAGAAGAAAAAAACGAGATCCTGAACAACTTCCATGACTTCCAGGATTATTTAGGAAACAAAGTGAAACAAGGGGAACGCCTCGGTTTGAGCGAAGAGGCTTTGACAAAAGCCGCCCAGCGCGTTGCCGATTATCTTGCGGAAAATGAAGAACCTCGCAATCGTGAAGAGTACTTGCTCAAACAGCTATGGCTTGCAGCTGATGAAGAGAACAAAAAGCCACTTGCGAATACACTCGTGAAGCTGGCTGCCCGAACAAATTAAAGCGGATCCGATCGGATCCGCTTTTTCATTTGGCCCGATAAATCGGATCGGGCTTTTCACTGGTGATCCGACAAGACAGACCATTCGTTTCAATACTGATTGTCCCGCCTTTGGCCGTTGCATAGAGCACAGCGCCAGTCTTTCGCAAATTACGTACAACCTCTTTTGTCGGATGCCCCAATTCATTATCCTTCCCATAGGAAACCACAGCGTAATCAGGCTTCACTTTTTTCAGGAAAGCGAGTGTATTACTCGTGCGGGAGCCGTGATGTGCAACCTTATAAACCTCCGATTCCACTTCAAAATTATGTCTCATCCTATATTCCTGCTGCGCTTCCGCATCACTCATAAGCAGGAAATCGACTGTCCGATACGTAAGCCGCAATACGATGGACGCTTGATTATTTGTCGCCTTCGTATGATTGGCGTTTAATATTTGCAAGGAAATAAGCGGATCTATGGATAAATAATGGCCTTCTTTGGCGATGGTCACCGGTATTTGTTTTTCTGCCAGGATCTCCGTGTATCGCTGATACGTTCTGGTCGTATATAATTTCCCGCTATCCAGGACATGCTTTACTTCCAGCTCTTCAAGTATTGGAAGGAGTCCGCCGATATGATCGATATCCGGATGCGTCGCCACCAGGAGATCTATCTTTTCCACTCCCTTGGCCAAAAGCTCTTCCATCACTTTCTCCCCGGCTTCCCTATCCCCTCCATCTACGAGTATATTATAATGTGATGGCGTTTGTATCAGCATGCTGTCACCTTGCCCGACATCGAGGAAATGAACTTGGAGCTTGCCTGCTTCTTCCGTTTGCGAAAATATATAGTCCCAAATACCACTCCCGCTTTCTGCAGCAGTATTGACAGGAAAAACAAGCATCAGGCAGAGACAACTCAAACATACCCATTTCTTCATTGGTTCCGCCCCCTTTTTCCATAGGATGCAGTCTGCAAAGGGTTCGTATGCACGAAGGCTTTCCTCCTAATTTTAACAATCGGCTGGACATGCTATACTAATAGCATTGGGAAAGGAGCGACATATCATATCATGTTTACACATCGTATTGACTCAGCCACTTATTTGAAGCTTTTGGAGCAGCACGATAGCGATAAGCTGTTCCAGCTGATCGACAGCTCCCGTGAGCACTTACGGCAATGGCTTCCTTGGGTAGATCAGAATACGACTGTCGAGCACAGCAGGCAATTCATCCAGCAAACACTGGAGCAATTCGCCGCCAATGACGGCTTTACTGCCGGAATATGGTATCAAGGAGCTTTAGCCGGAGTGATCGGCTTCCATAAGATTGACTGGCAAAATCGTTCCACCAGCTTGGGGTATTGGCTGGGAGAGGATTACACCGGTCTGGGCCTGATGCAGAAATCCGTCAGCAAATGCCTTGATTATGCCTTTCTTGAACTTCGGTTGAACCGGGTCGAAATCCGTTGTGCAATCGGGAATGTACGAAGCAGGAGAATCCCGGAGAAGCTCGGCTTCACGCATGAAGGAACAATCCGCCAAGCAGAAAGGCTCGTCTATGGATATGTGAACCATAATGTCTATGGCATGCTGCTGGAAGAATGGGAAGCAAAAGAAAACAGTAAGACGAACGATGATGAGGCAAAAGGTTAATCAATATATTTCAAATGAATTACAATTTTCCTTCATATGTTTAGTCTCATTTTCCAAGTGTTATATACACACCAAGGAGATGAGAAGTAAAATGAAGAAGAAAATGCATATTGTTTCATCGACAGACGACAACTACGCACAGCATTTGGGTATGACATTAAGTTCTTTACTTGAAAACACTTCCAGCCCTGAGGATATTGTCATTTCAATCATCGACGGCGGAATCAGCCGCGAGAAGAAACAGCTATTGAAGGAAACTGCAGCAATCCATGGAGCGCCGCTTGATTTCCTCACTGTGAATGTGGAAATATACAAAGGCGCAATTGCCAGCCGTCATATTTCAAAAGCGGCTTATTATCGTATTTCCATTCCTGAAATGATGGATCCTGCCATCGAACGGACGTTGTACGTTGATTGCGATATGCTGATATTGGATGATGTCAAGAAATTATTCGATATCGAGATGGAAGGAAACATCATTGCAGCCGTCGGCGACTACGGTGAGCACCACCGCCTTGAAAAAATGGGCATCACCAAGGAAGATCGTTATTTCAACTCTGGTCTGCTGCTGAT from Terribacillus sp. FSL K6-0262 encodes:
- a CDS encoding ComEC/Rec2 family competence protein — its product is MKKWVCLSCLCLMLVFPVNTAAESGSGIWDYIFSQTEEAGKLQVHFLDVGQGDSMLIQTPSHYNILVDGGDREAGEKVMEELLAKGVEKIDLLVATHPDIDHIGGLLPILEELEVKHVLDSGKLYTTRTYQRYTEILAEKQIPVTIAKEGHYLSIDPLISLQILNANHTKATNNQASIVLRLTYRTVDFLLMSDAEAQQEYRMRHNFEVESEVYKVAHHGSRTSNTLAFLKKVKPDYAVVSYGKDNELGHPTKEVVRNLRKTGAVLYATAKGGTISIETNGLSCRITSEKPDPIYRAK
- a CDS encoding alanine/glycine:cation symporter family protein; protein product: MDILLKIIQSASDFMWTYIMMGLLLLVGLYFTLRLKLATFTQIPHMFKLIGEKSADGKGVSSFQAFCISAAARVGTGNLAGVALAISVGGPGAVFWMWLMAFLGAASGFIEATLAQIYKTRDGEASFRGGPAYYMEKALGQRWLGVTFAVIITLTFGLAFNSVQANTIVSAFHSSFGISKELLAVVMTVVSALIIFGGTKVIVKVSEIIVPVMAGGYILLAIGIIIFHITDIPHAFMIIFQDAFGIREIAGGAVGTAMMQGIKRGMFSNEAGMGSAPQAAATANVSHPVKQGFIQSFGVYVDTFGVCTATAFIVILSGLYTSTESDGIVLTQDALSSLVGSWAGIFIALIVLLFAFSSVVGNYFYGESNINFIKPSKTWLFIYRVAVVAMVAVGSVASLDFVWGVADLFMAIMAFINLIAIVLLGRIAFRALKDYMTQKRAGKNPQFYADSVAGIPNVDEDVWAKQADKSRVSS
- a CDS encoding DUF3243 family protein, with translation MTDEARAQNTVKNLPQEEKNEILNNFHDFQDYLGNKVKQGERLGLSEEALTKAAQRVADYLAENEEPRNREEYLLKQLWLAADEENKKPLANTLVKLAARTN
- a CDS encoding GNAT family protein, giving the protein MFTHRIDSATYLKLLEQHDSDKLFQLIDSSREHLRQWLPWVDQNTTVEHSRQFIQQTLEQFAANDGFTAGIWYQGALAGVIGFHKIDWQNRSTSLGYWLGEDYTGLGLMQKSVSKCLDYAFLELRLNRVEIRCAIGNVRSRRIPEKLGFTHEGTIRQAERLVYGYVNHNVYGMLLEEWEAKENSKTNDDEAKG
- a CDS encoding glycosyltransferase family 8 protein, giving the protein MKKKMHIVSSTDDNYAQHLGMTLSSLLENTSSPEDIVISIIDGGISREKKQLLKETAAIHGAPLDFLTVNVEIYKGAIASRHISKAAYYRISIPEMMDPAIERTLYVDCDMLILDDVKKLFDIEMEGNIIAAVGDYGEHHRLEKMGITKEDRYFNSGLLLIDMQAWRDHDITDKVLTFINENPDKLAWHDQDALNAILWNDWLMLHPKWNAQTHVILKEYKAKSLEEERVLRTVREKPSIVHFCGEEKPWQKGSIHPYTDGYYDYLAKTPFGRQPAPASKSSLSI
- a CDS encoding GNAT family N-acetyltransferase; this encodes MIAIRPYQTEDLRSIISLLKTEGWTTLAADPKRFDQAMKGSAPALVAVKDGMISGYIRCITDKVITLLVAELLVADSLRGQGVGGRLLQEAHDLFPSTRMEMLATSTSKSYYEQKKFRPFYGFRKTYAE